A stretch of Oncorhynchus mykiss isolate Arlee chromosome 14, USDA_OmykA_1.1, whole genome shotgun sequence DNA encodes these proteins:
- the LOC110487732 gene encoding cystine/glutamate transporter, with the protein MTRRSVNGEGTGVNNNPQNGGHPGDTPVPKEDPDSPHGKVELKKKVTLLRGISIIIGTIIGAGIFISPKGILKNSGSVGMSLVVWIACGVLSLFGALSYAELGTSIKKSGGHYTYILEAFGPQMAFIRLWADIIAIRPAGLAVISLAFGQYILEPIFMPCGVPEIAIKLATSIGITSVMYLNSMSTSWTNRIQIFLTFCKLLAVATIIVPGLYMLFKGETRNFENAFEVSNIKLTGLPLAFYSGMYAYSGWFYLNFVTEEVENPEKTVPLAICISMAIVTSCYVLTNVAYYTVMSAEELLASQSVAVTFAEKTMGNFSVAVPVFVALSCFGTMNGCLFAFSRMFYVASREGHLPEVLSMIHVRRHTPLAAVIILYPMTVFQLFVGDIYSLLNFMSFLRWLFIGVAVLGLIYMRYTRPDMPRPFKVPLFIPAIFSLTCFFMVFLSLYSDPVNTGIGFAISLTGIPAYYIFIVFDRRPKWLQKSLDSINRSVQIILEVIPAEH; encoded by the exons ATGACCAGGAGGTCAGTTAATGGTGAGGGGACTGGGGTGAACAACAACCCCCAAAATGGGGGACACCCAGGGGATACTCCTGTCCCAAAAGAGGACCCTGACTCTCCGCACGGAAAGGTAGAGCTTAAGAAGAAGGTGACCCTGCTTCGGGGAATCTCCATCATCATAGGGACTATCATCGGCGCGGGAATCTTCATCTCTCCCAAGGGAATCTTGAAGAACTCTGGGAGTGTTGGAATGTCTCTGGTGGTGTGGATTGCCTGTGGAGTACTGTCTCTGTTTG GGGCCCTGTCCTATGCAGAGCTGGGAACCAGCATCAAGAAATCTGGAGGACATTACACCTATATTCTGGAGGCCTTTGGACCACAGATGGCCTTCATACGTCTCTGGGCTGACATCATCgccatcag ACCTGCAGGGTTGGCAGTGATATCCCTGGCCTTCGGACAATATATCCTGGAGCCCATATTCATGCCGTGTGGAGTGCCAGAGATTGCTATCAAACTGGCCACCTCTATAGGAATAA CGTCAGTGATGTATCTCAACAGTATGAGTACGAGCTGGACAAACAGGATTCAGATCTTCCTCACCTTCTGCAAGCTGCTGGCTGTCGCCACCATCATCGTACCTGGCCTCTATATGCTCTTCAAAG GGGAGACTAGGAACTTTGAGAATGCGTTTGAGGTCAGTAATATCAAGCTCACAGGTCTTCCTCTGGCCTTCTACTCTGGGATGTACGCCTATTCTGGGTG GTTTTACCTTAACTTTGTGACTGAGGAAGTGGAGAATCCAGAAAA GACTGTGCCATTGGCCATCTGTATCTCCATGGCGATAGTCACTTCCTGCTACGTGCTGACCAATGTGGCGTACTACACTGTAATGTCAGCAGAGGAGCTGTTGGCCTCGCAATCCGTCGCCGTG ACATTTGCAGAGAAGACGATGGGGAACTTCTCGGTGGCAGTGCCGGTATTTGTAGCCTTGTCGTGCTTCGGTACGATGAACGGCTGCTTGTTCGCTTTCTCAAG AATGTTTTATGTGGCGTCACGAGAAGGCCATCTCCCTGAGGTTCTGTCCATGATCCACGTCCGCAGACACACACCTTTGGCAGCCGTCATCATTCTG taCCCTATGACGGTGTTCCAGCTGTTTGTGGGAGATATCTACAGCCTGCTGAACTTCATGAGCTTCCTCCGCTGGCTCTTCATTGGTGTGGCTGTGCTGGGCCTCATCTACATGAGATACACACGCCCTGACATGCCACGTCCTTTCAAG GTTCCTCTTTTCATTCCAGCCATTTTCTCCCTCACCTGTTTCTTCATGGTGTTCCTGTCTCTCTACTCCGACCCCGTCAACACAGGGATAGGATTCGCCATCTCACTAACAGGAATCCCAGCCTACTATATCTTCATtgtgtttgaccgcagacccaagTGGCTACAGAAGAGTTTAG ATTCCATTAACAGATCTGTCCAGATCATCCTGGAGGTGATCCCAGCAGAACACTGA